In the Oryza glaberrima chromosome 6, OglaRS2, whole genome shotgun sequence genome, one interval contains:
- the LOC127776239 gene encoding uncharacterized protein LOC127776239 isoform X1, whose translation MASLLLEQQEKLRRHVDEWRFRCRAAVAEIGPRSASTSVSSASVRLRVAPTDPGVGVGAASLLTAAAAAEDNVDVSKFVAVLSHSCLEISRLSDAASSNLYRQLLLFGHTAEGPNEALLEGEPQKTFAHSIPLLLEVYEIINGLVMILGNLLRQLDAICSVRDKNVRPLNSFKGLDLTTAFGSLGEGLMVFLLVDEILRHNGNTRSYLSLFSRMLDKVKSEVDVFSMSFEDVDFLDQVVHNLQKLFDIGFFQRLVQEDSPLCSSITLVRSNKKLLDTFYSFFSESSSEIIQRIGSLKELPIDRRTILHLLGLFLFFTTTTGEAPDKKSMNLLVEIFQLVPVVYVEGGKRIVLSDLIRFHCSPSLSLLPPIKEACEAFGIMKNSYLARLNEMHSRDIQAINDSLSCWSVSFQSAIHPSSQMLTEEWVRHLQKQILQGVVLADRIHMLVLSMLDLHMHLEVPLRREKAKSLCQMIVSLKAIGDLFHMKGSSLVRSLPHIINIIQSDIEQLIISLKTKLQNEIAKGSQAVKTGFLSSLIRGGTDTETRLIDSLSLVLMSLQLLEGGGSSQRQLTLSITMDILHSLGYLDIELVGVRKLISKFSILLNFWSLIDERTNCSFLYWRKEMLVTWLSMVYGDACKLSWLQNIIDAFSDGMSLLTLGNVGTVTLQHYEEEIENALRKEVVAPLCRDIETDLRLHVHSTHLKGSVFVNPTKTGVRNLSWYLRMKPLRLPSKFVDIKLLVENHLNSAFYTYSVMSNYDNRMYAEMHQLGELKYGVELEDFHLTVDTADQDFDLKQSMENLDSFSEAYSYNIVKQMFIENDLGGQGRKNLRVLCVDHIAFSAAMCNLQRISAYIDSIFVFLNRMFVDLHALLQSNIEIDLLRDFKQSENTGVSGAHPATQGDMKFALGKLGLGDHALDLLEQVQAAVTRIGSVLGLMMVLTAGRTRYLNNMSRYVRKPKFDLRYTTSCKLLGWDDDIVEIGKVLDMGTRNNDPSDDRIQPFSILATNFSKKLQSNKLHEMKDFFQIVPSVIVHMMECRLLLKDKLLRREHEDKRYTHTYDGFLLGVAFVLKVLEQDNSFDELNWFASTKAKLEGEAKDRDDKKTDRNTSGASFVSLKLWRSSPPVRTEQQKGGVDKGTRYMQEIELIECLFRLARTVLR comes from the exons atggcgtcaC TCTTACTCGAGCAGCAGGAGAAGCTGCGGCGGCACGTCGACGAGTGGCGGTTCCGGTGCCGCGCGGCCGTCGCCGAGATCGGGCCCCGCTCCGCGTCCACCTCGGTGTCCTCCGCCTCGGTCAGGCTCCGGGTGGCCCCCACCGACCCCGGCGTCGGTGTGGGCGCCGCGTCCCTCTtgaccgccgcggcggcggccgaggacaACGTCGACGTCTCCAAGTTCGTTGCCGTGCTCTCCCACTCGTGCCTTGAGATATCCCGCCTCTCTGATGCT GCgtcaagtaatctctatcggcaACTGCTCCTCTTTGGGCACACTGCAGAGGGACCAAATGAGGCACTTCTGGAGGGGGAGCCACAAAAGACATTTGCCCACTCAATTCCATTGTTACTTGAGGTGTATGAAATCATCAATGGGCTGGTGATGATCCTTGGGAACCTGCTCCGGCAGCTGGACGCAATCTGCTCAGTCCGTGACAAGAATGTGCGTCCATTGAACTCATTTAAGGGTTTAGATTTGACAACCGCATTTGGATCACTTGGCGAGGGGCTTATGGTGTTCCTTTTGGTAGATGAAATTTTGAGGCACAATGGCAATACCAGGAGTTACCTATCTCTATTCTCAAG GATGCTGGACAAGGTGAAATCTGAGGTCGATGTATTTAGTATGTCATTCGAGGATGTAGATTTCCTTGATCAAGTTGTACACAACTTACAGAAACTTTTTGACATTGGCTTCTTCCAA CGGTTGGTGCAAGAAGATTCACCTTTGTGCTCTTCAATAACCCTTGTTAGATCTAATAAGAAACTGTTAGACACATTTTATTCTTTCTTCTCTGAGAGCAGTTCTGAGATCATTCAACGCATCG GTTCTTTGAAGGAACTCCCCATTGATCGAAGGACTATACTCCATCTTCTAGGCCTTTTTTTGTTCTTCACAACGACAACTG GTGAAGCTCCTGATAAGAAATCAATGAACCTGTTAGTGGAGATATTTCAGTTGGTTCCAGTGGTCTATGTTGAAGGTGGAAAGCGTATTGTGCTATCTGACTTAATTAGGTTTCATTGCTCTCCATCACTTTCTTTGTTGCCACCCATTAAGGAAGCTTGTGAAGCTTTTGGTATCATGAAGAATAGCTATCTGGCACGGTTAAATGAAATGCATTCAAG GGATATTCAAGCCATAAATGATTCGTTATCATGCTGGTCTGTTTCATTCCAGTCAGCCATTCATCCATCG TCGCAGATGCTGACTGAAGAGTGGGTTCGACATCTCCAGAAACAAATTTTGCAG GGAGTAGTGCTTGCAGATAGAATACATATGCTTGTCCTATCAATGCTTGACTTGCATATGCATCTTGAG GTTCCACTGAGAAGGGAGAAAGCCAAGTCTCTTTGCCAAATGATTGTGTCATTGAAG GCCATAGGAGACTTGTTCCACATGAAAGGGTCTAGCTTAGTGCGCAGTCTTCCTCACATAATCAACATCATTCAATCTGATATTGAACAACTCATAATATCATTGAAG ACTAAATTACAAAATGAAATAGCCAAGGGGAGTCAGGCGGTCAAGACAGGATTTCTTAGTTCATTGATACGTG GTGGTACAGACACGGAGACAAGGCTTATTGATTCACTTTCGTTG GTTCTGATGTCCTTGCAATTGCTTGAAGGAGGTGGGAGTTCTCAGAGGCAACTGACACTTTCTATTACAATGGATATTCTGCACAGTCTG GGTTACTTGGATATTGAGTTGGTTGGTGTGAGAAAGCTTATATCGAAGTTCAGCATTCTTTTGAATTTCTGGTCTCTGATTGATGAAAGGACGAACTGCAGCTTTTTGTATTGGAGAAAAGAGATGCTTGTGACTTGGTTATCAATGGTATATGGAGATGCCTGCAAATTATCTTGGCTACA GAACATCATTGATGCATTTTCTGATGGAATGTCACTTCTTACACTTGGGAATGTGGGAACTGTTACTCTTCAGCACTATGAGGAAGAAATTGAGAATGCTCTGCGAAAG GAGGTTGTTGCCCCACTGTGTAGAGATATTGAGACAGACCTCCGACTCCATGTTCATTCCACTCACTTAAAAGGATCAGTCTTTGTGAACCCAACAAAG ACTGGGGTTCGTAATCTTTCGTGGTACTTAAGAATGAAGCCCTTGAGACTACCTTCCAAGTTTGTTGATATTAAATTGCTTGTGGAGAACCATCTAAATTCTGCGTTCTATACTTACTCAGTGATGTCTAACTATGACAACAGG ATGTATGCAGAGATGCATCAACTAGGAGAGCTGAAATATGGTGTTGAACTGGAAGATTTCCATCTTACTGTGGATACCGCGGATCAAGATTTTGATCTAAAACAATCCATGGAAAATCTTGATTCATTTAGTGAGGCATATTCCTACAACATTGTCAAGCAG ATGTTTATTGAGAATGATCTGGGTGGCCAAGGCCGAAAAAACTTGAGAGTTTTATGTGTGGATCATATTGCATTTTCAGCTGCCATGTGCAATTTACAGCGAATTTCTGCATATATAGAttccatttttgttttcttaaacCGGATGTTTGTAGATCTTCATGCTTTGCTTCAAAGCAACATTGAAATTGATTTATTAAGGGATTTCAAACAATCAGAG AACACTGGAGTGTCCGGTGCCCATCCTGCTACCCAAGGAGACATGAAATTTGCCCTAGGAAAGCTTGGGCTTGGAGACCATGCTCTAGACTTGCTTGAACAAGTACAAGCTGCTGTTACTAGAATAGGTAGCGTACTAGGTCTCATGATGGTACTTACGGCTGGCCGCACCCGTTATTTGAACAACATGTCACG ATATGTGAGAAAACCCAAATTTGACTTGAGATACACGACAAGTTGCAAGCTGCTGGGGTGGGATGATGACATTGTTGAAATTGGTAAAGTTTTGGACATGGGCACAAGAAACAATGATCCATCAGACGATAGAATTCAGCCATTTTCAATATTAGCAACCAACTTTTCAAAG AAGCTCCAGAGCAATAAACTTCATGAAATGAAGGATTTCTTTCAAATTGTTCCATCCGTAATTGTCCACATGATGGAATGTAGACTTCTTCTCAAGGATAAATTATTAAGACGGGAGCATGAAGACAAGAGATACACACATACTTACGATGGTTTCCTACTTGGAGTTGCTTTTGTCCTCAAG GTTTTGGAGCAAGATAACTCATTTGATGAACTCAATTGGTTCGCTTCCACAAAAGCAAAATTGGAAGGAGAGGCAAAGGACAGGGACGACAAGAAAACCGATAGAAACACGAGCGGAGCTAGCTTTGTCAGTCTGAAACTCTGGCGCTCAAGTCCACCTGTTAGGACAGAGCAGCAAAAG GGTGGTGTTGACAAGGGGACGCGCTACATGCAGGAAATTGAGCTTATAGAATGTCTATTCAGGCTTGCTAGAACAGTATTGAGATGA
- the LOC127776239 gene encoding uncharacterized protein LOC127776239 isoform X2 — MILGNLLRQLDAICSVRDKNVRPLNSFKGLDLTTAFGSLGEGLMVFLLVDEILRHNGNTRSYLSLFSRMLDKVKSEVDVFSMSFEDVDFLDQVVHNLQKLFDIGFFQRLVQEDSPLCSSITLVRSNKKLLDTFYSFFSESSSEIIQRIGSLKELPIDRRTILHLLGLFLFFTTTTGEAPDKKSMNLLVEIFQLVPVVYVEGGKRIVLSDLIRFHCSPSLSLLPPIKEACEAFGIMKNSYLARLNEMHSRDIQAINDSLSCWSVSFQSAIHPSSQMLTEEWVRHLQKQILQGVVLADRIHMLVLSMLDLHMHLEVPLRREKAKSLCQMIVSLKAIGDLFHMKGSSLVRSLPHIINIIQSDIEQLIISLKTKLQNEIAKGSQAVKTGFLSSLIRGGTDTETRLIDSLSLVLMSLQLLEGGGSSQRQLTLSITMDILHSLGYLDIELVGVRKLISKFSILLNFWSLIDERTNCSFLYWRKEMLVTWLSMVYGDACKLSWLQNIIDAFSDGMSLLTLGNVGTVTLQHYEEEIENALRKEVVAPLCRDIETDLRLHVHSTHLKGSVFVNPTKTGVRNLSWYLRMKPLRLPSKFVDIKLLVENHLNSAFYTYSVMSNYDNRMYAEMHQLGELKYGVELEDFHLTVDTADQDFDLKQSMENLDSFSEAYSYNIVKQMFIENDLGGQGRKNLRVLCVDHIAFSAAMCNLQRISAYIDSIFVFLNRMFVDLHALLQSNIEIDLLRDFKQSENTGVSGAHPATQGDMKFALGKLGLGDHALDLLEQVQAAVTRIGSVLGLMMVLTAGRTRYLNNMSRYVRKPKFDLRYTTSCKLLGWDDDIVEIGKVLDMGTRNNDPSDDRIQPFSILATNFSKKLQSNKLHEMKDFFQIVPSVIVHMMECRLLLKDKLLRREHEDKRYTHTYDGFLLGVAFVLKVLEQDNSFDELNWFASTKAKLEGEAKDRDDKKTDRNTSGASFVSLKLWRSSPPVRTEQQKGGVDKGTRYMQEIELIECLFRLARTVLR; from the exons ATGATCCTTGGGAACCTGCTCCGGCAGCTGGACGCAATCTGCTCAGTCCGTGACAAGAATGTGCGTCCATTGAACTCATTTAAGGGTTTAGATTTGACAACCGCATTTGGATCACTTGGCGAGGGGCTTATGGTGTTCCTTTTGGTAGATGAAATTTTGAGGCACAATGGCAATACCAGGAGTTACCTATCTCTATTCTCAAG GATGCTGGACAAGGTGAAATCTGAGGTCGATGTATTTAGTATGTCATTCGAGGATGTAGATTTCCTTGATCAAGTTGTACACAACTTACAGAAACTTTTTGACATTGGCTTCTTCCAA CGGTTGGTGCAAGAAGATTCACCTTTGTGCTCTTCAATAACCCTTGTTAGATCTAATAAGAAACTGTTAGACACATTTTATTCTTTCTTCTCTGAGAGCAGTTCTGAGATCATTCAACGCATCG GTTCTTTGAAGGAACTCCCCATTGATCGAAGGACTATACTCCATCTTCTAGGCCTTTTTTTGTTCTTCACAACGACAACTG GTGAAGCTCCTGATAAGAAATCAATGAACCTGTTAGTGGAGATATTTCAGTTGGTTCCAGTGGTCTATGTTGAAGGTGGAAAGCGTATTGTGCTATCTGACTTAATTAGGTTTCATTGCTCTCCATCACTTTCTTTGTTGCCACCCATTAAGGAAGCTTGTGAAGCTTTTGGTATCATGAAGAATAGCTATCTGGCACGGTTAAATGAAATGCATTCAAG GGATATTCAAGCCATAAATGATTCGTTATCATGCTGGTCTGTTTCATTCCAGTCAGCCATTCATCCATCG TCGCAGATGCTGACTGAAGAGTGGGTTCGACATCTCCAGAAACAAATTTTGCAG GGAGTAGTGCTTGCAGATAGAATACATATGCTTGTCCTATCAATGCTTGACTTGCATATGCATCTTGAG GTTCCACTGAGAAGGGAGAAAGCCAAGTCTCTTTGCCAAATGATTGTGTCATTGAAG GCCATAGGAGACTTGTTCCACATGAAAGGGTCTAGCTTAGTGCGCAGTCTTCCTCACATAATCAACATCATTCAATCTGATATTGAACAACTCATAATATCATTGAAG ACTAAATTACAAAATGAAATAGCCAAGGGGAGTCAGGCGGTCAAGACAGGATTTCTTAGTTCATTGATACGTG GTGGTACAGACACGGAGACAAGGCTTATTGATTCACTTTCGTTG GTTCTGATGTCCTTGCAATTGCTTGAAGGAGGTGGGAGTTCTCAGAGGCAACTGACACTTTCTATTACAATGGATATTCTGCACAGTCTG GGTTACTTGGATATTGAGTTGGTTGGTGTGAGAAAGCTTATATCGAAGTTCAGCATTCTTTTGAATTTCTGGTCTCTGATTGATGAAAGGACGAACTGCAGCTTTTTGTATTGGAGAAAAGAGATGCTTGTGACTTGGTTATCAATGGTATATGGAGATGCCTGCAAATTATCTTGGCTACA GAACATCATTGATGCATTTTCTGATGGAATGTCACTTCTTACACTTGGGAATGTGGGAACTGTTACTCTTCAGCACTATGAGGAAGAAATTGAGAATGCTCTGCGAAAG GAGGTTGTTGCCCCACTGTGTAGAGATATTGAGACAGACCTCCGACTCCATGTTCATTCCACTCACTTAAAAGGATCAGTCTTTGTGAACCCAACAAAG ACTGGGGTTCGTAATCTTTCGTGGTACTTAAGAATGAAGCCCTTGAGACTACCTTCCAAGTTTGTTGATATTAAATTGCTTGTGGAGAACCATCTAAATTCTGCGTTCTATACTTACTCAGTGATGTCTAACTATGACAACAGG ATGTATGCAGAGATGCATCAACTAGGAGAGCTGAAATATGGTGTTGAACTGGAAGATTTCCATCTTACTGTGGATACCGCGGATCAAGATTTTGATCTAAAACAATCCATGGAAAATCTTGATTCATTTAGTGAGGCATATTCCTACAACATTGTCAAGCAG ATGTTTATTGAGAATGATCTGGGTGGCCAAGGCCGAAAAAACTTGAGAGTTTTATGTGTGGATCATATTGCATTTTCAGCTGCCATGTGCAATTTACAGCGAATTTCTGCATATATAGAttccatttttgttttcttaaacCGGATGTTTGTAGATCTTCATGCTTTGCTTCAAAGCAACATTGAAATTGATTTATTAAGGGATTTCAAACAATCAGAG AACACTGGAGTGTCCGGTGCCCATCCTGCTACCCAAGGAGACATGAAATTTGCCCTAGGAAAGCTTGGGCTTGGAGACCATGCTCTAGACTTGCTTGAACAAGTACAAGCTGCTGTTACTAGAATAGGTAGCGTACTAGGTCTCATGATGGTACTTACGGCTGGCCGCACCCGTTATTTGAACAACATGTCACG ATATGTGAGAAAACCCAAATTTGACTTGAGATACACGACAAGTTGCAAGCTGCTGGGGTGGGATGATGACATTGTTGAAATTGGTAAAGTTTTGGACATGGGCACAAGAAACAATGATCCATCAGACGATAGAATTCAGCCATTTTCAATATTAGCAACCAACTTTTCAAAG AAGCTCCAGAGCAATAAACTTCATGAAATGAAGGATTTCTTTCAAATTGTTCCATCCGTAATTGTCCACATGATGGAATGTAGACTTCTTCTCAAGGATAAATTATTAAGACGGGAGCATGAAGACAAGAGATACACACATACTTACGATGGTTTCCTACTTGGAGTTGCTTTTGTCCTCAAG GTTTTGGAGCAAGATAACTCATTTGATGAACTCAATTGGTTCGCTTCCACAAAAGCAAAATTGGAAGGAGAGGCAAAGGACAGGGACGACAAGAAAACCGATAGAAACACGAGCGGAGCTAGCTTTGTCAGTCTGAAACTCTGGCGCTCAAGTCCACCTGTTAGGACAGAGCAGCAAAAG GGTGGTGTTGACAAGGGGACGCGCTACATGCAGGAAATTGAGCTTATAGAATGTCTATTCAGGCTTGCTAGAACAGTATTGAGATGA
- the LOC127776239 gene encoding uncharacterized protein LOC127776239 isoform X3, translating to MLDKVKSEVDVFSMSFEDVDFLDQVVHNLQKLFDIGFFQRLVQEDSPLCSSITLVRSNKKLLDTFYSFFSESSSEIIQRIGSLKELPIDRRTILHLLGLFLFFTTTTGEAPDKKSMNLLVEIFQLVPVVYVEGGKRIVLSDLIRFHCSPSLSLLPPIKEACEAFGIMKNSYLARLNEMHSRDIQAINDSLSCWSVSFQSAIHPSSQMLTEEWVRHLQKQILQGVVLADRIHMLVLSMLDLHMHLEVPLRREKAKSLCQMIVSLKAIGDLFHMKGSSLVRSLPHIINIIQSDIEQLIISLKTKLQNEIAKGSQAVKTGFLSSLIRGGTDTETRLIDSLSLVLMSLQLLEGGGSSQRQLTLSITMDILHSLGYLDIELVGVRKLISKFSILLNFWSLIDERTNCSFLYWRKEMLVTWLSMVYGDACKLSWLQNIIDAFSDGMSLLTLGNVGTVTLQHYEEEIENALRKEVVAPLCRDIETDLRLHVHSTHLKGSVFVNPTKTGVRNLSWYLRMKPLRLPSKFVDIKLLVENHLNSAFYTYSVMSNYDNRMYAEMHQLGELKYGVELEDFHLTVDTADQDFDLKQSMENLDSFSEAYSYNIVKQMFIENDLGGQGRKNLRVLCVDHIAFSAAMCNLQRISAYIDSIFVFLNRMFVDLHALLQSNIEIDLLRDFKQSENTGVSGAHPATQGDMKFALGKLGLGDHALDLLEQVQAAVTRIGSVLGLMMVLTAGRTRYLNNMSRYVRKPKFDLRYTTSCKLLGWDDDIVEIGKVLDMGTRNNDPSDDRIQPFSILATNFSKKLQSNKLHEMKDFFQIVPSVIVHMMECRLLLKDKLLRREHEDKRYTHTYDGFLLGVAFVLKVLEQDNSFDELNWFASTKAKLEGEAKDRDDKKTDRNTSGASFVSLKLWRSSPPVRTEQQKGGVDKGTRYMQEIELIECLFRLARTVLR from the exons ATGCTGGACAAGGTGAAATCTGAGGTCGATGTATTTAGTATGTCATTCGAGGATGTAGATTTCCTTGATCAAGTTGTACACAACTTACAGAAACTTTTTGACATTGGCTTCTTCCAA CGGTTGGTGCAAGAAGATTCACCTTTGTGCTCTTCAATAACCCTTGTTAGATCTAATAAGAAACTGTTAGACACATTTTATTCTTTCTTCTCTGAGAGCAGTTCTGAGATCATTCAACGCATCG GTTCTTTGAAGGAACTCCCCATTGATCGAAGGACTATACTCCATCTTCTAGGCCTTTTTTTGTTCTTCACAACGACAACTG GTGAAGCTCCTGATAAGAAATCAATGAACCTGTTAGTGGAGATATTTCAGTTGGTTCCAGTGGTCTATGTTGAAGGTGGAAAGCGTATTGTGCTATCTGACTTAATTAGGTTTCATTGCTCTCCATCACTTTCTTTGTTGCCACCCATTAAGGAAGCTTGTGAAGCTTTTGGTATCATGAAGAATAGCTATCTGGCACGGTTAAATGAAATGCATTCAAG GGATATTCAAGCCATAAATGATTCGTTATCATGCTGGTCTGTTTCATTCCAGTCAGCCATTCATCCATCG TCGCAGATGCTGACTGAAGAGTGGGTTCGACATCTCCAGAAACAAATTTTGCAG GGAGTAGTGCTTGCAGATAGAATACATATGCTTGTCCTATCAATGCTTGACTTGCATATGCATCTTGAG GTTCCACTGAGAAGGGAGAAAGCCAAGTCTCTTTGCCAAATGATTGTGTCATTGAAG GCCATAGGAGACTTGTTCCACATGAAAGGGTCTAGCTTAGTGCGCAGTCTTCCTCACATAATCAACATCATTCAATCTGATATTGAACAACTCATAATATCATTGAAG ACTAAATTACAAAATGAAATAGCCAAGGGGAGTCAGGCGGTCAAGACAGGATTTCTTAGTTCATTGATACGTG GTGGTACAGACACGGAGACAAGGCTTATTGATTCACTTTCGTTG GTTCTGATGTCCTTGCAATTGCTTGAAGGAGGTGGGAGTTCTCAGAGGCAACTGACACTTTCTATTACAATGGATATTCTGCACAGTCTG GGTTACTTGGATATTGAGTTGGTTGGTGTGAGAAAGCTTATATCGAAGTTCAGCATTCTTTTGAATTTCTGGTCTCTGATTGATGAAAGGACGAACTGCAGCTTTTTGTATTGGAGAAAAGAGATGCTTGTGACTTGGTTATCAATGGTATATGGAGATGCCTGCAAATTATCTTGGCTACA GAACATCATTGATGCATTTTCTGATGGAATGTCACTTCTTACACTTGGGAATGTGGGAACTGTTACTCTTCAGCACTATGAGGAAGAAATTGAGAATGCTCTGCGAAAG GAGGTTGTTGCCCCACTGTGTAGAGATATTGAGACAGACCTCCGACTCCATGTTCATTCCACTCACTTAAAAGGATCAGTCTTTGTGAACCCAACAAAG ACTGGGGTTCGTAATCTTTCGTGGTACTTAAGAATGAAGCCCTTGAGACTACCTTCCAAGTTTGTTGATATTAAATTGCTTGTGGAGAACCATCTAAATTCTGCGTTCTATACTTACTCAGTGATGTCTAACTATGACAACAGG ATGTATGCAGAGATGCATCAACTAGGAGAGCTGAAATATGGTGTTGAACTGGAAGATTTCCATCTTACTGTGGATACCGCGGATCAAGATTTTGATCTAAAACAATCCATGGAAAATCTTGATTCATTTAGTGAGGCATATTCCTACAACATTGTCAAGCAG ATGTTTATTGAGAATGATCTGGGTGGCCAAGGCCGAAAAAACTTGAGAGTTTTATGTGTGGATCATATTGCATTTTCAGCTGCCATGTGCAATTTACAGCGAATTTCTGCATATATAGAttccatttttgttttcttaaacCGGATGTTTGTAGATCTTCATGCTTTGCTTCAAAGCAACATTGAAATTGATTTATTAAGGGATTTCAAACAATCAGAG AACACTGGAGTGTCCGGTGCCCATCCTGCTACCCAAGGAGACATGAAATTTGCCCTAGGAAAGCTTGGGCTTGGAGACCATGCTCTAGACTTGCTTGAACAAGTACAAGCTGCTGTTACTAGAATAGGTAGCGTACTAGGTCTCATGATGGTACTTACGGCTGGCCGCACCCGTTATTTGAACAACATGTCACG ATATGTGAGAAAACCCAAATTTGACTTGAGATACACGACAAGTTGCAAGCTGCTGGGGTGGGATGATGACATTGTTGAAATTGGTAAAGTTTTGGACATGGGCACAAGAAACAATGATCCATCAGACGATAGAATTCAGCCATTTTCAATATTAGCAACCAACTTTTCAAAG AAGCTCCAGAGCAATAAACTTCATGAAATGAAGGATTTCTTTCAAATTGTTCCATCCGTAATTGTCCACATGATGGAATGTAGACTTCTTCTCAAGGATAAATTATTAAGACGGGAGCATGAAGACAAGAGATACACACATACTTACGATGGTTTCCTACTTGGAGTTGCTTTTGTCCTCAAG GTTTTGGAGCAAGATAACTCATTTGATGAACTCAATTGGTTCGCTTCCACAAAAGCAAAATTGGAAGGAGAGGCAAAGGACAGGGACGACAAGAAAACCGATAGAAACACGAGCGGAGCTAGCTTTGTCAGTCTGAAACTCTGGCGCTCAAGTCCACCTGTTAGGACAGAGCAGCAAAAG GGTGGTGTTGACAAGGGGACGCGCTACATGCAGGAAATTGAGCTTATAGAATGTCTATTCAGGCTTGCTAGAACAGTATTGAGATGA